GCGCGCCGTCCAGCGAGCCCGGGAAGCCAGGGCGGAACCGCTCCGCGAGCGACTCCGTCCCGAACACCGTCACGTCGCTCTCCCCCAGCAGGTGGCTGAAGGCGCGCACCTGCACCGTGGGCGGGGCGGGGACGTCGGCCAGCACCAGGTCCAGCGCGTGGATGGAGAGGTCGCCCAGGAGGCGCTCGGTCTTGTCGATGCGGAACACCAGCCGGAACGGGTCGGGAAGCTCCAGCGCCGGGCGGATCAGGCGGTAGGTGGTGAGCTTGGGGAGCGAGTCCGAGATCCCCACGGCGAAGCGCAGCGGCCGCCCCGTTGGGCGCCCCTGCACCGTCTCCACCATCTCCCGGCCCAGCGTGAAGATCTCCTCCGCGTAGCGGTAGACGGTGTGCCCCATCTCGGTGAGCACCAGGTTGCGCCCGCTCTTCGCGAACAGGCGCTCGCCCAGCGTGCGCTCCAGCTCGCGGATCTGGCCGCTGATGGTGGGCTGGGTGAGGTGGAGCTTCCGGGTCGCG
Above is a window of Longimicrobiaceae bacterium DNA encoding:
- a CDS encoding LysR family transcriptional regulator, translated to MPSLKYHQLYYFWVVAREGSIARATRKLHLTQPTISGQIRELERTLGERLFAKSGRNLVLTEMGHTVYRYAEEIFTLGREMVETVQGRPTGRPLRFAVGISDSLPKLTTYRLIRPALELPDPFRLVFRIDKTERLLGDLSIHALDLVLADVPAPPTVQVRAFSHLLGESDVTVFGTESLAERFRPGFPGSLDGAPFLLQTENTALRRSLDGWFAEEGIAPEVVAEVEDVALLQVLGQQGMGLFAAPSVVEAEVRSAYGVARVGRLQRVRERFYAISVERRITHPAVIAISEAARSGFFAEEEGGEPPPGDPGGG